Sequence from the Cucurbita pepo subsp. pepo cultivar mu-cu-16 unplaced genomic scaffold, ASM280686v2 Cp4.1_scaffold000720, whole genome shotgun sequence genome:
AGCTCCCTTCTTTGGATCAACCATTGTTGCGTAGACAGTGAACAGCAAGGAGAAAGTGAGAATAATCTCCCATATCACTCCTTGAAGATAGCCAACTCCACTTGCTAATGTGTGAACTGGAATAGCCTGCAAACAGAAGAACATTCAAACATAATATGAGATCTTGTTATTGTGTTCATAGCTGATGGAGGAAGACGATGAGACTCACGGAGCCTCCGGTGAGGTACGATAACAGAAAACTAGCCGCAGACGCTGCTAGCAACTGAATGATCCAATATAAAGCGGATCGGACAACTGTGATATGACCACCAAAAAGGAGACCGAGTGTGACGGCGGGGTTGAGATGGCCACCGGAAATGTGTCCGGCGGAGATCATCACAGCCACGACTAGCGCATGTGCGACAGCGACAGAGAACAATCCCACGAGTGCATTTCCTAGTAGTGTATCTAATTCGCACAGAAAATTCTCAATCTTAGTATAATTCAAATGTACGAAAAACGAGAAAAACTAGAGAACTTACTAGCAGTTATGGCTGATCCGACACCAACAAAGACGAAGAGGAAGGTGGTGATGAACTCGACGACGAGGGCTCGGATGCAGTCGGGCTGAGTCGCCTCGCCAACGCATCCCAATGCAATCTTGGCCATTGATATGCCGGCAAGCTCAAAGAGTGAACTAGATAGAAGAGGCTTAGAATGGTTGATTGGTTGGCATTTTTGAATAAAAGACGTGCGATTTTATAAACATCTCATCGTACAGTGTTGGGCAAATGGCATATTATTATTGCACCTATTGAAATTACATTTGTGCCCGTTGACTTGAAGATTATTTACGGGTTTTGCCATCCAATTATTTGAGTAAAATAAAGGGTTAAAGCAACCGGCCTTAAATTTTTAGGCTACTccataatattataatattaaatggcTTAATAgtcaaattacaaaatatcaacattttaagaataaaaatcactaaaattttaataattctcatttaaaaaatgaaatatatatatataaattttcttatagGTTCCAAGCCTATGATTGATAGGATCCCATGTGACAATGTCCAATgggaattttaaaaagtggaGATGACCTGTTTTGCATGGGTTTTCCACGTCATATCTTAGggatattcttaaaaataaataaattaataaataaataaaactaacatGGGATGtgaggttaaaaaaatatgaataaaaccAATTAGtttcaatataatttgaaattttgaatattatttttatgtgtattttaaaatttgcattatatatatatatatattggatgGTGGGTGTTAAttgaagggaaaaaga
This genomic interval carries:
- the LOC111785765 gene encoding aquaporin TIP4-1-like, which encodes MAKIALGCVGEATQPDCIRALVVEFITTFLFVFVGVGSAITANTLLGNALVGLFSVAVAHALVVAVMISAGHISGGHLNPAVTLGLLFGGHITVVRSALYWIIQLLAASAASFLLSYLTGGSAIPVHTLASGVGYLQGVIWEIILTFSLLFTVYATMVDPKKGALDGLGPMLTGFVVGANILAGGAFSGASMNPARSFGPALVAGDWTDHWVYWVGPLIGGGLAGFIYENFFIERSHVPLPRAEAEY